From a single Pseudomonas triticicola genomic region:
- the rtcA gene encoding RNA 3'-terminal phosphate cyclase, producing the protein MKEIIELDGAIGGGQVLRSALSLSMVTGRAFRIKQIRARRSRPGLLRQHLTAVMAAAEVCGAEISGAHLGSQALSFEPGEISGGNFQFAIGTAGSCTLVLQTLLPALLRAPQASRVTISGGTHNPLAPPTDFLSRSWLPLLRRMGGNVELELLRHGFVPAGGGEIAVTVQPSRLTPLDVCERGEAISRQALALTAGLAPTVAQRELSQVAKRLNWLAEALQAVTLDPARGPGNVLLLEYVFEHVTEVFSAFGQVSLRAEKVADAAINQAADWLRSGAAVAEHLADQLLLPMALAGGGSFTTPRMTDHLRSNIEVIQLFLPVRIDCREEGSDRLRIAVSPTH; encoded by the coding sequence ATGAAAGAAATAATTGAACTGGACGGCGCCATTGGTGGCGGTCAGGTGTTGCGCAGTGCGCTGAGCCTGTCGATGGTGACAGGCCGGGCGTTTCGTATTAAACAGATCCGCGCCAGACGCAGCCGTCCGGGACTGCTGCGTCAACATCTGACAGCCGTGATGGCGGCGGCCGAGGTTTGTGGTGCAGAGATATCTGGTGCGCATCTGGGGTCGCAAGCCCTGAGCTTCGAACCGGGCGAGATTAGCGGAGGCAACTTTCAGTTCGCTATTGGCACGGCGGGCAGTTGCACGCTGGTGCTACAGACGCTGTTGCCAGCCTTGTTGCGGGCGCCGCAGGCCAGTCGAGTGACGATCTCCGGTGGCACCCACAATCCGCTGGCACCGCCGACGGATTTCCTCTCGCGCAGTTGGCTGCCGCTGCTGCGACGCATGGGCGGCAATGTCGAGCTGGAGTTGTTGCGTCATGGTTTCGTACCGGCTGGCGGTGGCGAGATTGCCGTGACGGTGCAGCCGTCGCGCCTGACGCCACTGGATGTGTGTGAGCGCGGCGAGGCGATTTCACGGCAGGCTCTGGCGCTGACTGCCGGACTTGCGCCTACCGTCGCTCAGCGAGAACTGAGCCAAGTGGCCAAGCGGTTGAACTGGCTTGCGGAGGCGCTGCAAGCGGTGACGCTTGATCCGGCGCGCGGCCCGGGCAATGTATTATTGCTGGAGTACGTTTTCGAACACGTCACTGAAGTGTTCAGCGCATTTGGCCAAGTGTCGTTACGCGCTGAGAAAGTAGCGGATGCCGCGATCAATCAGGCTGCTGACTGGCTGCGTAGTGGTGCTGCGGTGGCTGAGCATCTGGCCGATCAGTTGCTGTTACCGATGGCGCTGGCCGGCGGTGGATCGTTCACTACGCCGCGCATGACTGATCATTTGCGCAGCAACATTGAAGTCATCCAGCTGTTTTTGCCGGTCCGTATCGATTGCCGGGAGGAGGGCAGTGATCGCTTGCGGATAGCAGTTTCACCAACTCATTAG
- a CDS encoding RtcB family protein, giving the protein MKDQTYQLLEVGNGKPIKLWTEGVPVENEARAQLMNTAKMPFIFKHLAVMPDVHLGKGSTIGSVIPTVGAIIPAAVGVDIGCGMIAARTSLTAADLPDNLHGLRTAIEQAVPHGRSSNRSRRDKGAWDEVPQQADQAWAGLQPRFKLITDKYPKLANTNNRAHLGTLGSGNHFVEVCLDEANRVWFMLHSGSRGVGNAIGNLFIQMAQADMRQHIANLPDRDLAYFEEGSQHFDDYVEAVGWAQDFARHNRELMMRAVIQATRQFIHKPFEVALEAVNCHHNYVQKERHFGKDVLITRKGAVSAKKGELGIIPGSMGAKSFIVRGLGNEESFSSCSHGAGRTMSRTKAKNTFTVADQIRATAHVECRKDEAVIDEIPMAYKDIDKVMHAQRELVEVLHTLRQVVCVKG; this is encoded by the coding sequence ATGAAAGACCAAACCTACCAGCTTCTCGAAGTCGGCAACGGCAAGCCCATCAAACTCTGGACCGAAGGCGTCCCGGTTGAAAACGAAGCCCGCGCACAGTTGATGAACACGGCAAAAATGCCGTTCATCTTCAAGCATCTGGCGGTCATGCCCGATGTGCACTTGGGCAAGGGTTCGACAATTGGCAGCGTGATTCCAACGGTCGGCGCGATCATTCCGGCAGCGGTGGGCGTCGACATCGGTTGCGGCATGATCGCTGCGCGTACGTCGCTGACGGCTGCAGATCTGCCAGACAACCTGCATGGATTGCGTACTGCAATCGAACAAGCGGTGCCGCACGGCCGCAGTTCGAATCGTTCGCGGCGAGACAAAGGCGCCTGGGACGAGGTTCCGCAGCAAGCCGATCAGGCCTGGGCGGGGTTGCAGCCGCGCTTCAAACTGATCACCGACAAGTATCCGAAATTGGCCAACACCAACAACCGGGCGCATTTGGGGACGCTTGGCAGTGGCAACCACTTCGTCGAAGTGTGCCTCGATGAAGCCAACCGTGTCTGGTTCATGTTGCACAGCGGTTCGCGTGGCGTCGGCAACGCTATCGGCAACCTGTTCATCCAGATGGCCCAAGCCGATATGCGTCAGCACATTGCCAATTTGCCGGACCGTGACCTGGCCTATTTCGAAGAGGGCAGCCAGCATTTTGATGATTACGTGGAGGCGGTTGGCTGGGCGCAGGATTTCGCCAGACACAACCGTGAACTGATGATGCGCGCAGTGATTCAGGCGACGCGGCAGTTCATCCACAAGCCTTTCGAGGTCGCGCTCGAAGCGGTCAACTGCCATCACAACTACGTGCAGAAGGAACGGCATTTCGGTAAAGACGTGCTGATTACCCGCAAAGGCGCGGTGTCAGCGAAGAAGGGCGAGCTGGGGATTATTCCGGGCTCGATGGGCGCCAAGAGCTTCATCGTTCGCGGGCTGGGCAATGAAGAGTCATTCAGTTCCTGCAGCCATGGCGCCGGGCGCACCATGAGCCGCACGAAGGCCAAGAATACCTTCACCGTCGCCGATCAGATTCGCGCCACGGCCCACGTGGAGTGTCGCAAGGACGAAGCGGTGATTGACGAAATTCCGATGGCCTACAAGGACATCGACAAAGTCATGCACGCCCAGCGTGAGCTGGTGGAAGTGTTGCACACCCTGCGTCAAGTGGTGTGCGTCAAAGGATAA
- the rtcR gene encoding RNA repair transcriptional activator RtcR, whose product MPNKRTVAIGFIGATLDRVGKGASRWNYWRPSVGLCQQTDLPVHRLELIHGLDARDVSLAERVRADIQQISPSTEVRLHPMSLRNPWDFEEVYGALHDFTTAYNFDTEHEDYLVHITTGTHVAQICWFLLTEARYLPARLIQTSPAKRKSENEPACGTHALIDLDLSRYDRIASRFASKRLEGLEFLKSGIATRNPAFNRSIEQIERVALRSKAPMLLIGPTGAGKSFLARRIYELKRNRYQMQGRFVEVNCATLRGDGAMSALFGHVKGAFTGAQNARDGLLRAANGGMLFLDEIGELGADEQAMLLKAIEEERFFPLGSDKEVESDFLIIAGTHRDLRSRVAEGAFREDLYARINLWTFDLPGLAGRREDIEPNIDFELERHAREHGQRARFNLEARRRYLAFASSPAAAWLGNFRELSASITRMATLADSGRIDEAQVDDEIDRLRYAWGLAQPSALSTEFPGDGESMDLFDRLQLKAVIEVCQQADSLSDAGRQLFGVSRQAKAQPNDADRLRKYLGRFGLEWGGVVGMK is encoded by the coding sequence ATGCCCAACAAACGCACGGTTGCCATCGGATTTATCGGAGCCACCCTGGATCGTGTCGGCAAAGGTGCCAGCCGGTGGAATTATTGGCGGCCAAGCGTAGGTCTGTGCCAACAAACAGACCTCCCTGTCCATCGGCTTGAATTGATTCACGGCCTCGACGCGCGCGACGTCAGCCTAGCCGAGCGTGTCCGAGCGGACATCCAGCAGATTTCTCCGAGCACCGAAGTGCGCCTGCATCCAATGTCGCTGCGCAATCCTTGGGATTTCGAAGAGGTGTACGGCGCACTGCACGACTTCACCACTGCGTACAATTTTGACACTGAGCACGAGGATTACCTCGTCCACATCACCACCGGCACCCACGTCGCACAGATCTGCTGGTTCCTGCTCACCGAGGCGCGCTATCTGCCGGCCCGACTGATCCAGACCTCCCCCGCCAAGCGCAAGAGCGAGAACGAGCCCGCCTGCGGCACTCATGCGCTGATCGATCTCGATCTGTCGCGCTATGATCGGATTGCTTCACGCTTCGCCAGCAAACGTCTCGAAGGCCTGGAATTTCTCAAGTCCGGCATCGCCACGCGCAACCCGGCCTTTAACCGCTCCATTGAACAGATCGAGCGCGTTGCGCTGCGCTCCAAAGCCCCCATGCTGCTGATCGGCCCGACCGGCGCCGGCAAATCCTTCCTGGCGCGGCGCATCTACGAACTCAAACGCAATCGCTATCAGATGCAGGGCCGCTTTGTCGAAGTCAACTGTGCAACCTTGCGTGGCGACGGCGCGATGTCGGCCTTGTTCGGCCACGTCAAAGGCGCCTTCACCGGTGCGCAAAACGCTCGCGATGGCCTGCTGCGCGCCGCAAACGGCGGCATGCTGTTTCTCGATGAAATCGGCGAGCTCGGCGCAGACGAACAAGCGATGCTGTTAAAAGCAATCGAAGAGGAACGCTTCTTCCCGCTGGGCTCGGACAAGGAAGTCGAGAGTGATTTTTTGATCATCGCTGGCACCCACCGCGACCTGCGCAGCCGGGTCGCCGAAGGCGCGTTTCGCGAGGACCTGTATGCGCGGATCAACCTTTGGACATTCGACCTGCCCGGCCTCGCAGGGCGCCGCGAAGATATCGAGCCAAACATCGATTTCGAACTGGAACGCCACGCGCGCGAACATGGGCAACGCGCGCGTTTCAATCTCGAAGCACGCCGACGCTACCTCGCCTTCGCCAGCTCACCTGCAGCAGCCTGGCTGGGCAACTTTCGCGAACTGTCCGCATCGATTACGCGGATGGCGACTTTGGCCGACAGCGGGCGCATCGATGAAGCGCAGGTAGATGATGAGATCGATCGATTGCGGTATGCGTGGGGGTTGGCGCAACCCTCTGCGCTATCGACCGAGTTTCCAGGAGATGGCGAGAGCATGGACTTGTTCGATCGCTTGCAGTTGAAGGCTGTCATTGAGGTGTGCCAGCAGGCGGACAGCCTGTCGGATGCCGGCCGACAGTTATTCGGGGTTTCCCGGCAGGCCAAGGCGCAACCTAATGATGCCGATCGCTTGAGGAAGTATCTGGGGCGGTTCGGGCTTGAGTGGGGCGGAGTAGTGGGCATGAAGTGA
- a CDS encoding MerR family transcriptional regulator, protein MLEPSHNDELPVIPGKRYFTIGEVSELCAVKPHVLRYWEQEFPQLNPVKRRGNRRYYQRQDVLMIRQIRALLYDQGFTIGGARLRLSGDEAKDDTTQYKQMIRQMIAELEDVLVVLKK, encoded by the coding sequence ATGCTGGAACCAAGTCATAACGACGAACTACCCGTCATCCCGGGCAAACGCTACTTCACCATTGGTGAAGTCAGCGAGCTGTGTGCCGTAAAGCCACACGTGCTGCGCTACTGGGAGCAGGAGTTTCCTCAGCTCAACCCCGTCAAACGCCGCGGGAACCGCCGGTATTATCAGCGCCAGGACGTGCTGATGATCCGGCAGATCCGCGCGCTCCTTTACGATCAGGGTTTCACCATCGGCGGCGCACGTCTGCGCCTGTCCGGCGACGAAGCCAAAGACGATACCACCCAGTACAAACAGATGATTCGGCAGATGATTGCCGAATTGGAAGACGTCCTGGTGGTGCTCAAGAAATAA
- the ihfA gene encoding integration host factor subunit alpha, whose amino-acid sequence MGALTKAEMAERLYEELGLNKREAKELVELFFEEIRHALEDNEQVKLSGFGNFDLRDKRQRPGRNPKTGEEIPITARRVVTFRPGQKLKARVEAYAGTKS is encoded by the coding sequence ATGGGGGCTTTGACGAAAGCTGAGATGGCGGAACGTCTGTATGAAGAGCTGGGCCTGAACAAGCGGGAAGCCAAGGAATTGGTAGAACTGTTTTTCGAGGAAATCAGGCACGCTCTTGAAGACAACGAGCAGGTCAAATTGTCCGGTTTCGGCAATTTCGACCTTCGGGACAAACGCCAGCGGCCTGGCCGCAACCCGAAAACGGGGGAAGAAATCCCGATCACGGCTCGCCGTGTGGTCACCTTTCGTCCAGGGCAGAAGTTGAAGGCCCGAGTTGAGGCTTATGCTGGAACCAAGTCATAA
- the pheT gene encoding phenylalanine--tRNA ligase subunit beta, with product MKFSEQWLRGWVSPQVDRDELVARLSMAGLEVDSVTPAAGVFSGVVVGEVLSTEQHPDADKLRVCQVSNGAETFQVVCGAPNVRPGLKIPFAMIGAELPGDFKIKKAKLRGVESNGMLCSQAELQVGEGNDGLMELPADAPVGEDFRVYLDLEDASIEVDLTPNRGDCLSLAGLAREVGALYAVPVTRPVVAAVAAVHDEVRSVEVLAPAACPRYLGRVIRNVDLSKPTPLWMVERLRRADVRSIDAAVDITNYVMLELGQPLHAFDLAEINGGIRVRMAEEGEKLVLLDGQEVSLRSDTLVIADHTRALAIAGVMGGEHSGVSATTRDVFLESAFFDQIAVAGKARSYGLHTDASHRYERGVDWQLAREAMERATGLLLEITGGEAGPIIEAVSEQHLPSIAPITLRAQRITQMLGMEMDSAQVERLLSALGLSITADGEGQWRVEVPSHRFDISLEVDLIEELARLYGYNRLPVRYPQARLAPQAKAEARSDLPELRRLLVARGYQEAITYSFIDPRQFELFNPGVEPLLLANPISNDMAAMRSSLWPGLVKALQHNLNRQQDRVRLFESGLRFVGQLEGLKQEPMLSGVVCGSRLPEGWAQGRDTVDFFDVKADVEAVLGFAGALDSFTFAPGKHPALHPGQTARIEREGREVGFIGAIHPELSKALGLDRPVFVFELVLAEVALGKMPKFHELSRFPEVRRDLALIAHKDVAASAVLDVIRENAGEWLTELRLFDVYQGKGIDPDRKSLAVGLTWQHPSRTLNDDEVNSTTQNILTSLEQRLNATLRK from the coding sequence ATGAAATTCAGTGAACAATGGCTGCGTGGCTGGGTTAGCCCGCAGGTAGATCGCGATGAGCTGGTTGCTCGTCTGTCGATGGCCGGTCTTGAGGTCGATAGCGTTACGCCGGCCGCCGGTGTATTCAGCGGCGTGGTTGTGGGCGAGGTGCTGAGCACCGAGCAGCATCCAGACGCCGACAAGTTGCGCGTGTGCCAGGTCAGCAATGGCGCGGAAACCTTCCAGGTCGTGTGCGGAGCGCCAAATGTGCGCCCGGGCCTGAAGATTCCGTTCGCCATGATCGGCGCAGAACTGCCGGGCGACTTCAAAATCAAGAAAGCCAAGCTGCGTGGCGTCGAGTCGAACGGCATGCTGTGCTCGCAGGCCGAGCTGCAGGTTGGTGAAGGCAACGACGGTCTGATGGAGTTGCCGGCTGATGCGCCGGTGGGCGAAGATTTCCGCGTGTATCTGGATCTGGAAGACGCCAGCATCGAGGTTGACCTGACCCCGAACCGTGGTGACTGCCTGTCCCTGGCCGGTCTGGCCCGTGAAGTCGGCGCGCTGTACGCCGTGCCGGTAACCCGTCCTGTGGTGGCTGCGGTTGCAGCGGTACACGACGAAGTCCGTTCGGTCGAGGTGCTGGCGCCAGCCGCCTGCCCGCGTTATCTGGGCCGGGTCATCCGTAACGTCGACCTGTCGAAGCCAACTCCGCTGTGGATGGTTGAACGTCTGCGTCGCGCCGACGTGCGCAGCATCGACGCTGCCGTCGACATCACCAACTACGTGATGCTCGAACTCGGCCAGCCACTGCACGCTTTCGATCTCGCCGAAATCAATGGCGGCATTCGTGTGCGCATGGCTGAAGAGGGCGAGAAGCTGGTTCTGCTCGATGGTCAGGAAGTCAGCCTGCGTAGCGATACGCTGGTCATCGCTGACCACACTCGTGCACTGGCGATCGCCGGCGTCATGGGTGGCGAGCACAGCGGTGTTTCCGCGACCACCCGTGATGTGTTCCTCGAATCTGCGTTCTTTGATCAGATTGCGGTTGCCGGCAAGGCACGTTCTTACGGCTTGCATACCGACGCTTCGCATCGCTACGAGCGTGGCGTTGACTGGCAGCTGGCGCGTGAAGCCATGGAGCGCGCCACTGGCCTGCTGCTGGAAATCACTGGCGGCGAAGCTGGTCCGATCATCGAGGCCGTCAGCGAGCAACATCTGCCATCGATTGCACCGATCACTCTGCGTGCGCAGCGCATCACGCAGATGCTCGGCATGGAAATGGATTCGGCACAGGTCGAGCGTCTGCTCAGTGCCTTGGGCCTGAGCATTACCGCTGACGGCGAAGGTCAATGGCGAGTTGAAGTGCCAAGCCACCGCTTCGATATCAGCCTGGAAGTCGACCTGATCGAAGAGCTGGCTCGTCTGTACGGTTACAACCGTCTGCCGGTTCGCTATCCGCAAGCGCGTCTGGCGCCACAAGCCAAGGCCGAAGCGCGGAGTGATCTGCCTGAGCTGCGTCGTCTGCTGGTTGCTCGTGGTTATCAGGAAGCGATCACTTACAGCTTCATCGATCCGCGTCAGTTCGAGCTGTTCAATCCAGGTGTCGAGCCGCTGTTGCTGGCCAATCCGATCTCCAACGATATGGCCGCCATGCGCTCGTCGTTGTGGCCAGGTCTGGTCAAGGCGTTGCAGCACAACCTCAACCGTCAGCAGGATCGCGTGCGTCTGTTCGAGAGCGGCCTGCGCTTCGTTGGTCAGCTTGAGGGCTTGAAGCAAGAGCCTATGCTGTCCGGGGTTGTTTGCGGGAGTCGCTTGCCGGAAGGCTGGGCGCAGGGTCGGGATACCGTCGACTTCTTCGACGTAAAGGCTGACGTGGAAGCGGTACTGGGTTTCGCTGGTGCCCTGGATTCGTTCACCTTTGCTCCGGGGAAACACCCGGCGCTGCATCCGGGTCAGACCGCGCGCATTGAGCGTGAAGGTCGCGAAGTAGGCTTCATTGGTGCGATCCACCCAGAATTGTCGAAAGCCTTGGGCCTGGATCGTCCGGTGTTCGTCTTCGAGCTGGTTCTGGCGGAAGTGGCGCTCGGTAAAATGCCAAAATTCCACGAGTTGTCGCGCTTTCCTGAAGTGCGTCGTGACCTTGCACTGATCGCGCACAAAGACGTCGCGGCCTCGGCTGTACTGGACGTAATCCGTGAAAATGCAGGCGAATGGCTCACAGAGCTCAGGCTGTTTGACGTGTATCAGGGTAAAGGTATTGATCCTGATAGAAAAAGCCTTGCAGTTGGCTTGACCTGGCAGCATCCATCGCGCACTCTTAATGACGATGAGGTGAATTCGACGACGCAAAATATCCTCACCTCGCTCGAACAAAGGTTGAACGCCACGTTAAGGAAGTGA
- the pheS gene encoding phenylalanine--tRNA ligase subunit alpha, with amino-acid sequence MENLDALVSQALEAVQSAEDINALEQIRVQYLGKKGELTQVMKTLGNLPAEERPQVGALINVAKERVTGVLNARMALFEEAELAAKLSAESIDVTLPGRGQTSGGLHPVTRTLERVEQFFTRIGYGIAEGPEVEDDYHNFEALNIPGHHPARSMHDTFYFNANMLLRTHTSPVQVRTMESKQPPIRIVCPGRVYRSDSDITHSPMFHQVEGLLVDRDINFADLKGTIEEFLRVFFEKELAVRFRPSYFPFTEPSAEVDMECVMCSGKGCRVCKQTGWLEVMGCGMVHPNVLRMSGIDPEEFSGFAFGMGVERLAMLRYGVNDLRLFFDNDLRFLAQFR; translated from the coding sequence ATGGAAAACCTGGATGCGCTGGTCTCTCAAGCACTAGAGGCTGTGCAAAGCGCTGAAGATATCAATGCCCTGGAGCAAATCCGGGTTCAATACCTTGGCAAGAAGGGCGAATTGACTCAGGTGATGAAGACCCTGGGGAATCTGCCGGCAGAGGAGCGTCCGCAAGTCGGTGCGCTGATCAACGTTGCCAAGGAACGTGTTACAGGCGTTCTCAATGCGCGCATGGCATTGTTTGAAGAAGCCGAGCTGGCTGCCAAACTGTCTGCCGAATCCATCGACGTGACATTGCCGGGCCGTGGCCAGACCTCTGGCGGTCTGCATCCGGTCACCCGGACTCTGGAGCGCGTTGAGCAGTTCTTCACCCGCATTGGCTACGGCATTGCCGAAGGCCCAGAGGTCGAAGACGACTACCACAACTTTGAAGCGCTCAACATCCCAGGCCATCACCCGGCCCGGTCGATGCATGACACCTTCTATTTCAATGCCAACATGTTGCTGCGCACCCATACCTCGCCGGTACAGGTCCGCACCATGGAATCGAAGCAGCCGCCGATCCGCATCGTCTGCCCGGGCCGCGTGTATCGCAGCGACTCCGATATCACCCATTCGCCGATGTTCCACCAGGTCGAAGGCCTGCTGGTCGATCGCGATATCAATTTTGCCGATCTCAAAGGCACCATCGAAGAATTCCTGCGGGTGTTCTTCGAGAAAGAACTGGCCGTGCGTTTTCGCCCTTCGTACTTCCCGTTCACCGAGCCATCCGCTGAAGTCGATATGGAATGCGTGATGTGCAGCGGCAAAGGCTGCCGCGTCTGCAAGCAGACCGGCTGGCTGGAAGTGATGGGCTGCGGCATGGTTCACCCGAACGTGCTGCGCATGTCCGGCATCGATCCGGAAGAGTTCTCCGGATTTGCCTTCGGCATGGGTGTCGAGCGTCTGGCCATGCTCCGTTACGGCGTGAACGACTTGCGTCTGTTCTTCGACAACGACTTGCGGTTTCTCGCGCAATTTCGCTAG
- the rplT gene encoding 50S ribosomal protein L20, producing MARVKRGVIARKRHKKILKLAKGYYGARSRVFRVAKQAVIKAGQYAYRDRRQKKRQFRALWIARINAGARVNGLSYSRFIAGLKKASIEIDRKVLADLAVNEKAAFAAIVEKAKATLA from the coding sequence ATGGCTCGTGTAAAGCGTGGCGTCATTGCCCGTAAGCGTCACAAAAAAATTCTGAAACTTGCTAAAGGCTACTACGGCGCACGCTCCCGCGTATTCCGTGTTGCCAAGCAAGCGGTAATCAAGGCAGGCCAGTACGCCTACCGTGACCGTCGTCAGAAAAAACGTCAGTTCCGCGCTCTGTGGATCGCTCGTATCAACGCTGGTGCTCGTGTTAACGGTCTGTCCTACAGCCGTTTCATCGCTGGCCTGAAAAAAGCGTCCATCGAGATCGACCGCAAGGTTCTGGCTGATCTGGCAGTGAACGAAAAAGCGGCGTTTGCTGCGATTGTCGAGAAAGCTAAAGCCACCTTGGCTTAA
- the rpmI gene encoding 50S ribosomal protein L35, protein MPKMKTKSGAAKRFLKTANGIKHKHAFKSHILTKMSTKRKRQLRGSSLLHPSDVAKVERMLRLR, encoded by the coding sequence ATGCCAAAAATGAAAACCAAAAGTGGTGCTGCCAAGCGGTTTCTGAAAACTGCTAACGGCATCAAGCACAAGCACGCTTTCAAGAGCCACATCCTGACTAAAATGTCGACCAAGCGTAAGCGTCAACTGCGCGGTAGCAGCTTGCTGCATCCGTCTGACGTGGCAAAAGTCGAGCGCATGCTGCGCCTTCGTTAA
- the infC gene encoding translation initiation factor IF-3 produces MIIKREMRQDKRAAPKAPINENISAREVRLIGADGEQIGIVSIDEALRIAEEAKLDLVEISADAVPPVCRVMDYGKSIFEKKKQIAAAKKNQKQIQVKEIKFRPGTEEGDYQVKLRNLVRFLSDGDRAKVSLRFRGREMAHQELGMELLKRVEQDLLEYGSVEQHPKMEGRQLIMVIAPKKKK; encoded by the coding sequence ATTATTATTAAGCGTGAAATGAGACAAGATAAACGAGCTGCACCGAAAGCCCCGATCAACGAGAATATCTCGGCACGCGAGGTTCGGTTAATTGGCGCTGATGGCGAGCAGATTGGCATCGTCTCGATTGATGAAGCGCTTCGTATCGCTGAAGAAGCAAAGCTTGATCTGGTGGAAATTTCCGCAGATGCAGTCCCGCCTGTTTGCCGGGTGATGGACTACGGCAAATCGATCTTCGAGAAGAAGAAGCAGATTGCCGCGGCGAAGAAAAACCAGAAGCAGATTCAGGTTAAAGAAATCAAGTTTCGTCCAGGGACGGAGGAAGGGGATTACCAGGTAAAACTGCGCAACCTGGTACGTTTCCTGAGTGACGGGGACAGGGCCAAGGTATCCTTGCGATTCCGCGGCCGTGAGATGGCCCACCAGGAGCTGGGGATGGAACTCCTCAAGCGGGTTGAACAAGACCTGCTCGAGTACGGTTCGGTCGAACAGCATCCTAAGATGGAAGGACGCCAGCTGATCATGGTCATCGCCCCGAAAAAGAAGAAGTAA